One window from the genome of Gadus morhua chromosome 16, gadMor3.0, whole genome shotgun sequence encodes:
- the rinl gene encoding ras and Rab interactor 3 isoform X3 produces MTDLVPSVVMCSIQLSSANGALCVINPLYLQQHGDSWLTHQPTSPQPCNARRGRRMSASRPWPGAGLQSKRAISMEDPSPFAPTDDAGIIRAHSAESTPISLTLPSLTSPPSPTSPPVAVVLRRPSRDAATGDLPKITAGRCSLPTSILSSSPTPHFPPTSPALGGTRRHSGPPPQSPHRVSWVEDGVWLAPPPSSRSSSSSSSSFLLSHPPSMELDTLSISSIEEEPESPAAQSPAGQQISAQRLADKVKNRLSAVGQALGGLVSQQKRLINRVTELSDRKGGAFAEALRGFMETTLKGGIDPGQPRGSEFLQEVRSSLTALREVLLDCPEIQVLLDSMADTPDSEMDAMVEQCLHKVALKPVSAHLYSSLQAARDHDGTLANLRGHQRVLGDQGVEDLGGSAGAGVPDGPALERVQQRWAGMHATYSPSKKVGVLLKVCKSVYHCMTANASPGSVFGADDFLPCLTWVLLRSDLVTVQLDTDYMMELLDPSQLQGEGGYYLTSVYASLYYISSFRPRLAARQLSVEAQISLNQWHRRRTLLCHQSRQSKNRKTLRRQQNRDGDMEAQRECEEMNDVVEITDGESAAPSSGEEKEVQQQAADEAVARETMSDNKAEGRSELPGGCLLPREQDALSGESEDIKPAGCGGEEQGTLEEVKEEQMEEEEQKGEGEDSREQTRAEDELSHVSVRRTVNHDVMWANQEEADAAFQSL; encoded by the exons ATGACCGACCTGGTACCAAGCGTGGTCATGTGCTCCATAcag TTGAGCTCAGCCAACGGGGCCCTCTGTGTgatcaacccgctctacctccagcAACACGGGGACAGTTGGCTGACGCATCAGCCAACCTCCCCTCAGCCCTGTAATGCGAGGCGAGGGAGACGAATGAGCGCCAGTAGGCCTTGGCCGGGGGCGGGACTACAGAGCAAACGAGCCATCTCGATGGAGGACCCGTCCCCTTTCGCCCCCACCGACGATGCAG GTATCATCAGGGCCCATTCGGCTGAGTCGACCCCTATATCCCTCACCCTCCcgtccctcacctcccccccgtcccccacctcccccccggtCGCCGTGGTTCTGCGCCGGCCCAGCCGGGACGCCGCCACCGGCGATCTCCCCAAGATAACGGCCGGCAGGTGCAGCCTCCCTAcgtccatcctctcctcctcccccacgccACActtcccccccaccagccccgccCTGGGGGGCACGCGACGCCACAGCGGGCCCCCGCCCCAGTCCCCCCACCGGGTGTCCTGGGTGGAGGATGGGGTCtggctggctcctcccccctccagccgctcctcctcctcctcctcctcctccttcttgctgtcccaccccccctccatggAGCTGGACACGCTGTCCATCAGCAGCatcgaggaggagccggagtcCCCGGCCGCCCAGAGCCCCGCCGGCCAGCAGATCTCTGCGCAGCGATTGGCCGACAAGGTGAAGAACCGGCTCTCGGCCGTGGGCCAGGCGCTCGGCGGGCTGGTGAGCCAGCAGAAGAGGCTGATCAACCGCGTGACGGAGCTGAGCGACAGGAAGGGCGGGGCGTTTGCCGAGGCGCTCCGTGGGTTCATGGAGACCACGCTAAAGGGCGGGATTGACCCGGGCCAGCCCCGGGGCTCTGAGTTCctgcaggaagtgaggtcatcgCTCACAGCGTTGAGGGAGGTGCTCCTGGACTGCCCGGAGATTCAGGTCCTCCTGGACAGCATGGCCGACACCCCCGACTCAGAGATGG ACGCCATGGTGGAGCAGTGCCTCCACAAGGTGGCGCTGAAGCCTGTCTCCGCCCACCTCTACTCCTCGCTGCAGGCGGCCCGGGACCACGACGGCACCCTGGCCAACCTGCGGGGCCACCAGCGGGTGCTGGGGGACCAGGGGGTTGAGGACCTGGGCGGCTCGGCGGGGGCCGGGGTGCCCGATGGCCCCGCCCTGGAGCGGGTGCAGCAGCGGTGGGCGGGCATGCACGCCACCTACTCCCCCAGCAAGAAGGTCGGCGTGCTGCTCAAGGTGTGCAAGAGCGTCTACCACTGCATGACGGCCAACGCCTCCCCAG GGTCTGTGTTTGGGGCGGACGACTTCCTGCCCTGCCTGACGTGGGTGTTGCTGCGCAGCGACCTGGTGACGGTGCAGCTGGACACGGACTACATGATGGAGCTGCTGGACCCGTCACAGCtgcagggggagg gTGGCTACTACCTGACGTCCGTGTATGCCTCGCTCTACTACATTAGCAGCTTCCGGCCTCGCCTGGCCGCCCGCCAGCTCAGCGTGGAGGCTCAGATCTCTCTCAACCAGTGGCATCGCAGACGCACACTGCTGTGCCACCAGTCCCGCCAAAGCAAGAACAGGAAGACCCTACGGAGGCAGCAGAACAGGGACGGGGACATGGAGGCTCAACGGGAATGTGAGGAGATGAACGACGTTGTGGAAATAACCGACGGTGAGTCGgcggcgccctctagtggcgagGAAAAGGAGGTGCAGCAGCAGGCGGCCGACGAAGCTGTCGCTCGGGAGACGATGAGCGACAACAAGGCAGAGGGCCGATCAGAGCTGCCGGGAGGATGTCTGCTTCCAAGGGAACAGGATGCGTTGTCGGGCGAGAGCGAAGACATAAAGCCGGCCGGttgtggaggagaggagcaaggGACtttggaggaggtgaaggaggagcagatggaagaggaggagcaaaagggggagggggaggacagcAGGGAGCAAACGAGAGCAGAGGATGAGCTGAGCCACGTCTCCGTCCGCAGGACTGTCAATCATGACGTCATGTGGGCCAATCAGGAGGAGGCCGATGCGGCTTTCCAGAGCCTCTGA
- the rinl gene encoding ras and Rab interactor 3 isoform X2 yields MKTTLWRTAREHPLLTVLGQLRACQAAWCPGAAWDRDQAHTALLGQPTGSFLVLEDTSSQPSLLCVSAGTEPEARVLDYHITYSGTVLQLSESRLCFADLAQLVLFYSLTRDVLTFCLYIPPWLLSIARQNVQLPSRPKPESWFCKPPDLNTDDMTDLVPSVVMCSIQLSSANGALCVINPLYLQQHGDSWLTHQPTSPQPCNARRGRRMSASRPWPGAGLQSKRAISMEDPSPFAPTDDAGIIRAHSAESTPISLTLPSLTSPPSPTSPPVAVVLRRPSRDAATGDLPKITAGRCSLPTSILSSSPTPHFPPTSPALGGTRRHSGPPPQSPHRVSWVEDGVWLAPPPSSRSSSSSSSSFLLSHPPSMELDTLSISSIEEEPESPAAQSPAGQQISAQRLADKVKNRLSAVGQALGGLVSQQKRLINRVTELSDRKGGAFAEALRGFMETTLKGGIDPGQPRGSEFLQEVRSSLTALREVLLDCPEIQVLLDSMADTPDSEMDAMVEQCLHKVALKPVSAHLYSSLQAARDHDGTLANLRGHQRVLGDQGVEDLGGSAGAGVPDGPALERVQQRWAGMHATYSPSKKVGVLLKVCKSVYHCMTANASPGSVFGADDFLPCLTWVLLRSDLVTVQLDTDYMMELLDPSQLQGEGGYYLTSVYASLYYISSFRPRLAARQLSVEAQISLNQWHRRRTLLCHQSRQSKNRKTLRRQQNRDGDMEAQRECEEMNDVVEITDGESAAPSSGEEKEVQQQAADEAVARETMSDNKAEGRSELPGGCLLPREQDALSGESEDIKPAGCGGEEQGTLEEVKEEQMEEEEQKGEGEDSREQTRAEDELSHVSVRRTVNHDVMWANQEEADAAFQSL; encoded by the exons tgctcCAGCTGTCAGAGTCCCGTCTGTGTTTCGCTGACCTGGCTCAACTGGTCCTCTTCTACTCTCTGACCAG AGACGTGTTGACTTTCTGTCTGTACATCCCTCCCTGGCTGCTCAGCATAGCTAGACAGAACGTACAGCTTCCCTCTCGGCCCAAACCCG AGTCCTGGTTCTGCAAGCCCCCGGACCTCAACACTGACGACATGACCGACCTGGTACCAAGCGTGGTCATGTGCTCCATAcag TTGAGCTCAGCCAACGGGGCCCTCTGTGTgatcaacccgctctacctccagcAACACGGGGACAGTTGGCTGACGCATCAGCCAACCTCCCCTCAGCCCTGTAATGCGAGGCGAGGGAGACGAATGAGCGCCAGTAGGCCTTGGCCGGGGGCGGGACTACAGAGCAAACGAGCCATCTCGATGGAGGACCCGTCCCCTTTCGCCCCCACCGACGATGCAG GTATCATCAGGGCCCATTCGGCTGAGTCGACCCCTATATCCCTCACCCTCCcgtccctcacctcccccccgtcccccacctcccccccggtCGCCGTGGTTCTGCGCCGGCCCAGCCGGGACGCCGCCACCGGCGATCTCCCCAAGATAACGGCCGGCAGGTGCAGCCTCCCTAcgtccatcctctcctcctcccccacgccACActtcccccccaccagccccgccCTGGGGGGCACGCGACGCCACAGCGGGCCCCCGCCCCAGTCCCCCCACCGGGTGTCCTGGGTGGAGGATGGGGTCtggctggctcctcccccctccagccgctcctcctcctcctcctcctcctccttcttgctgtcccaccccccctccatggAGCTGGACACGCTGTCCATCAGCAGCatcgaggaggagccggagtcCCCGGCCGCCCAGAGCCCCGCCGGCCAGCAGATCTCTGCGCAGCGATTGGCCGACAAGGTGAAGAACCGGCTCTCGGCCGTGGGCCAGGCGCTCGGCGGGCTGGTGAGCCAGCAGAAGAGGCTGATCAACCGCGTGACGGAGCTGAGCGACAGGAAGGGCGGGGCGTTTGCCGAGGCGCTCCGTGGGTTCATGGAGACCACGCTAAAGGGCGGGATTGACCCGGGCCAGCCCCGGGGCTCTGAGTTCctgcaggaagtgaggtcatcgCTCACAGCGTTGAGGGAGGTGCTCCTGGACTGCCCGGAGATTCAGGTCCTCCTGGACAGCATGGCCGACACCCCCGACTCAGAGATGG ACGCCATGGTGGAGCAGTGCCTCCACAAGGTGGCGCTGAAGCCTGTCTCCGCCCACCTCTACTCCTCGCTGCAGGCGGCCCGGGACCACGACGGCACCCTGGCCAACCTGCGGGGCCACCAGCGGGTGCTGGGGGACCAGGGGGTTGAGGACCTGGGCGGCTCGGCGGGGGCCGGGGTGCCCGATGGCCCCGCCCTGGAGCGGGTGCAGCAGCGGTGGGCGGGCATGCACGCCACCTACTCCCCCAGCAAGAAGGTCGGCGTGCTGCTCAAGGTGTGCAAGAGCGTCTACCACTGCATGACGGCCAACGCCTCCCCAG GGTCTGTGTTTGGGGCGGACGACTTCCTGCCCTGCCTGACGTGGGTGTTGCTGCGCAGCGACCTGGTGACGGTGCAGCTGGACACGGACTACATGATGGAGCTGCTGGACCCGTCACAGCtgcagggggagg gTGGCTACTACCTGACGTCCGTGTATGCCTCGCTCTACTACATTAGCAGCTTCCGGCCTCGCCTGGCCGCCCGCCAGCTCAGCGTGGAGGCTCAGATCTCTCTCAACCAGTGGCATCGCAGACGCACACTGCTGTGCCACCAGTCCCGCCAAAGCAAGAACAGGAAGACCCTACGGAGGCAGCAGAACAGGGACGGGGACATGGAGGCTCAACGGGAATGTGAGGAGATGAACGACGTTGTGGAAATAACCGACGGTGAGTCGgcggcgccctctagtggcgagGAAAAGGAGGTGCAGCAGCAGGCGGCCGACGAAGCTGTCGCTCGGGAGACGATGAGCGACAACAAGGCAGAGGGCCGATCAGAGCTGCCGGGAGGATGTCTGCTTCCAAGGGAACAGGATGCGTTGTCGGGCGAGAGCGAAGACATAAAGCCGGCCGGttgtggaggagaggagcaaggGACtttggaggaggtgaaggaggagcagatggaagaggaggagcaaaagggggagggggaggacagcAGGGAGCAAACGAGAGCAGAGGATGAGCTGAGCCACGTCTCCGTCCGCAGGACTGTCAATCATGACGTCATGTGGGCCAATCAGGAGGAGGCCGATGCGGCTTTCCAGAGCCTCTGA